In Thalassotalea sp. Sam97, a single window of DNA contains:
- the gspL gene encoding type II secretion system protein GspL: MRETLYIRISSQAEAPIQWLIVAKELADEIASGVIDGKAQLIELATKAQGRDVKVLVNSQAIGFKALQVPGKNSRAWQTAAPYMLEEELANDVEQLFFAYGSKPKDYHGDENVFVAWLAHNQLQQWLTWFDEAGIKVTHMIPDVLCMPQHQAASMVNIADQCLLRIDGFSGFVVDKSLLPMALEQLAVSRGARLDTSSDQPVPPRLTVHNYGEPSLAIEHQAITWQAQPLELPMLLLAKEASKQSFNLLQGQYQVKKQQSPVMKNWLWVTGLASVALLLTVLGKVVELQQLDNQYAQVSEQIERRYKQAFPNTKRVRLATVKSQIQRRLAEFGSSAGDESFLSMLNDLQPAFASATSIKPTSIRFDSKRQELRLSVEGKDYQSFEKFKQQLESANFDVQAGAQNNQGDQITGSFSIRSKS, encoded by the coding sequence ATGCGAGAGACGTTATATATTCGCATCTCGAGTCAGGCTGAGGCGCCAATTCAATGGCTTATTGTGGCCAAAGAATTAGCCGATGAAATAGCCAGTGGGGTGATCGATGGCAAAGCGCAGCTAATTGAACTAGCGACCAAGGCACAGGGCCGAGACGTTAAAGTATTAGTTAATAGCCAAGCTATTGGCTTTAAAGCGCTGCAAGTACCCGGCAAAAATAGTCGTGCTTGGCAGACGGCAGCGCCTTACATGTTAGAAGAAGAACTGGCTAACGATGTGGAGCAGCTATTTTTTGCTTATGGCAGCAAACCTAAAGACTACCATGGTGACGAAAATGTCTTTGTCGCTTGGCTTGCACATAATCAGTTACAGCAATGGTTAACTTGGTTTGATGAAGCGGGTATTAAGGTAACGCATATGATCCCTGACGTGCTGTGCATGCCACAACATCAAGCAGCGAGCATGGTTAATATTGCCGATCAGTGTTTGTTGCGAATTGATGGCTTCTCAGGTTTTGTTGTCGATAAAAGCTTGTTACCGATGGCCCTAGAGCAACTAGCGGTATCGCGAGGGGCAAGGTTAGATACATCATCGGATCAACCTGTGCCGCCAAGGCTTACGGTTCATAATTACGGTGAGCCAAGTTTAGCTATTGAGCATCAAGCCATAACATGGCAAGCCCAACCATTAGAGTTACCAATGTTACTGTTAGCAAAAGAAGCGAGTAAGCAAAGCTTCAACTTGTTGCAGGGGCAGTATCAAGTTAAAAAGCAACAATCGCCAGTAATGAAAAACTGGTTATGGGTAACAGGTTTGGCAAGCGTTGCATTGTTGTTGACCGTACTTGGTAAAGTTGTTGAATTACAACAGCTTGATAATCAGTATGCTCAAGTCAGCGAGCAAATTGAACGTCGTTATAAACAAGCATTCCCTAACACCAAGCGAGTGCGATTAGCAACCGTTAAAAGTCAAATTCAACGCCGTTTAGCGGAGTTTGGTTCATCGGCTGGTGATGAGAGCTTCTTATCAATGCTTAACGATTTACAGCCAGCCTTTGCTAGCGCAACCTCAATAAAACCGACGTCTATTCGCTTTGATAGCAAGCGCCAAGAACTTCGCTTATCAGTAGAAGGAAAGGACTATCAAAGTTTTGAGAAGTTTAAGCAGCAACTGGAGTCGGCCAATTTCGACGTGCAAGCGGGTGCACAAAATAACCAAGGTGATCAAATCACCGGCTCATTCAGCATTAGGAGCAAATCATGA
- the gspM gene encoding type II secretion system protein GspM, translated as MKQWWLGLNQREQRLAIIMASVVVIFVFFTAVWQPLNQSITKAEQKLARQQQLAIWVDEHLFKLKALEQTTGKRVSSASLSTVVNRTARRQNIDIARMQPQGEDLQVWIDEVPFNTFITWLDTLANKEGLKVMSLDVSESNTSGSIAVRRLQLSKAG; from the coding sequence ATGAAACAATGGTGGTTAGGACTGAATCAGCGTGAGCAGCGTTTAGCGATCATCATGGCCAGTGTGGTTGTTATTTTTGTATTTTTCACAGCAGTATGGCAACCGCTCAATCAAAGCATCACTAAAGCGGAGCAAAAGCTTGCCCGTCAACAGCAGTTGGCGATTTGGGTTGATGAACATTTGTTCAAGTTGAAAGCATTAGAGCAAACGACAGGAAAACGTGTGTCATCGGCAAGTTTATCGACCGTGGTTAACCGTACCGCCCGACGCCAAAATATTGATATTGCTCGTATGCAACCGCAAGGTGAAGATTTGCAAGTGTGGATTGATGAGGTGCCGTTTAATACCTTTATTACGTGGCTTGATACACTCGCTAATAAAGAAGGATTAAAAGTGATGTCGCTTGATGTTAGTGAAAGCAATACCTCTGGCTCGATTGCCGTGCGCAGATTGCAGTTAAGTAAAGCAGGATAG
- a CDS encoding N-acetylmuramoyl-L-alanine amidase — MRIDPILLLLFSLLSFKALSQNVIEGVRVWPAPENTRVVFDLSDKPDYSYFFLKNPNRLVIDFKNTDNVAALTGLAADDKRIKRVRTSKGKSKQSVRIVLDLSTSFKENIFVLAPMGPYGDRLVVDLHDKNQPKKVVKSQPINNNRDVIIGIDAGHGGEDPGSISKTGVYEKKITLAIAKRLQRIINAEKGMKAVLIRTGDYFVNLNRRTDIARKHEVDFLVSIHADAFHSSRPRGASVWIVNDRRAESELSKWLKNREQNSELLGGGGELIKRTNDDNLAVFLADLTKDKSLEISDHIARNVIKELKKVSKMHKLKPQNASLAVLKSSDIPSMLVETGFISNPYDFKNLMSGNHQEKLAKAIFKGMQQYFYRYPPQGSLLANLRPTVHKISRGESLSLVAQKYNVSISQLKLANNLTSDMVRIGQTLTIPRVN, encoded by the coding sequence ATGCGTATTGATCCAATACTGCTTTTGTTGTTTTCGTTGCTGAGTTTCAAGGCACTGTCACAAAATGTGATTGAGGGTGTTCGTGTTTGGCCAGCACCAGAAAACACGCGTGTTGTTTTCGATTTAAGTGACAAGCCTGACTATTCTTATTTTTTTCTTAAAAACCCTAATCGCCTTGTTATTGATTTCAAAAATACCGACAACGTTGCCGCACTAACGGGACTTGCAGCTGATGACAAGCGTATCAAGCGAGTGCGTACCAGTAAGGGTAAAAGTAAACAGTCGGTGCGTATTGTTCTTGATTTATCCACAAGCTTTAAAGAAAACATTTTTGTGTTGGCGCCTATGGGCCCATACGGCGACCGTTTAGTGGTTGATCTACATGATAAAAATCAGCCGAAAAAAGTGGTTAAGTCGCAGCCGATAAATAATAACCGCGATGTGATTATCGGTATTGATGCCGGTCATGGCGGTGAAGATCCCGGTTCAATCTCAAAAACTGGGGTATACGAGAAGAAAATCACTTTAGCTATCGCCAAACGTTTGCAGCGCATTATTAATGCTGAAAAGGGTATGAAAGCGGTGTTGATTCGTACCGGTGATTATTTTGTTAACTTGAATCGCCGTACCGACATTGCTCGTAAACACGAGGTAGACTTTTTAGTCTCAATTCATGCTGATGCATTTCATAGTTCAAGACCACGTGGGGCCTCAGTCTGGATAGTAAATGATCGAAGAGCGGAGTCTGAACTGTCTAAATGGCTTAAAAACCGGGAGCAAAACTCTGAGTTACTTGGTGGTGGCGGTGAGCTAATAAAGCGCACCAATGATGATAATCTGGCGGTGTTCTTGGCTGATTTGACCAAAGATAAGTCGTTAGAGATCAGTGACCATATTGCCCGTAATGTCATTAAGGAACTTAAAAAAGTATCGAAAATGCATAAGCTTAAGCCACAAAATGCCAGCTTAGCGGTACTTAAATCTTCAGATATTCCATCGATGTTGGTGGAAACGGGGTTTATTTCTAATCCTTATGACTTTAAAAATTTAATGTCGGGTAATCACCAAGAGAAGCTAGCAAAAGCAATTTTTAAAGGCATGCAGCAGTACTTTTATCGTTACCCGCCCCAAGGTTCATTGTTAGCAAATTTACGACCAACGGTGCATAAAATTAGCCGTGGCGAGTCATTATCTTTGGTTGCGCAAAAGTACAACGTGAGTATCAGCCAATTAAAGTTAGCTAACAACCTCACGTCAGACATGGTCAGAATCGGGCAAACCTTGACCATTCCTAGAGTGAATTAA
- the tsaE gene encoding tRNA (adenosine(37)-N6)-threonylcarbamoyltransferase complex ATPase subunit type 1 TsaE, protein MQQLTLSLENEQHTVEFGRQLAKAVQQLDVDALVVFLHGDLGAGKTTLTRGFVQGLGHKGNVKSPTYTLVEPYELPPWHVYHFDLYRLADPEELEYMGIRDYFLQKSCCFVEWSEKGAGILPAEDLIINLTYNEDKRHVSITGNSERGDNIIKFLSLLLAEL, encoded by the coding sequence ATGCAACAATTAACATTATCTTTAGAAAACGAACAACACACCGTAGAATTTGGTCGTCAATTAGCCAAGGCAGTGCAACAGCTCGATGTCGACGCATTAGTGGTATTTTTACATGGCGACTTAGGGGCGGGTAAAACCACCTTAACGCGCGGCTTTGTGCAAGGCTTAGGCCATAAAGGCAATGTTAAGAGTCCAACCTATACCTTAGTGGAGCCCTATGAGTTGCCACCGTGGCATGTTTATCATTTTGATTTATATCGCTTAGCTGACCCCGAAGAGCTCGAATACATGGGAATTCGTGACTACTTCTTGCAAAAATCTTGTTGTTTTGTTGAGTGGTCTGAAAAAGGGGCTGGTATTTTACCTGCAGAAGATCTTATTATTAACCTGACATATAATGAAGATAAGCGCCATGTCAGTATTACTGGTAATTCAGAGCGCGGTGATAATATTATTAAATTTCTTTCCTTGTTGCTCGCCGAGCTGTAA
- the queG gene encoding tRNA epoxyqueuosine(34) reductase QueG — protein sequence MSEPLSINYQELAEKIKLWGKELGFAEIGFSDIDLRDHQAALQAWLDKGYHGDMEYMSRHKELRTKPDLLHPGTITVISARMDYLVEDAKFADTLRSPSRAYISRYALGRDYHKLMRNRLKQLGDKIKHYCQQLDFRPFVDSAPILERPLAEKAGLGWVGKHSLLINEQAGSWFFLGELLVDIPLPTNKASDNQCGSCVACLKICPTQAIIEPYVVDARRCISYLTIEMKGSIPEQYRKLMGNRIYGCDDCQLVCPWNKYGQITTEDDFKPRNNFDHAELLQLFAWTEQQFLDNTQGSPIRRIGYQSWQRNIAVALGNAPYQAEIVDALTAQRPHVCELVAEHIDWALAEQQQNKDKQHSRLTARLIRTIEKGLPRDA from the coding sequence ATGTCTGAACCCTTATCTATTAACTATCAAGAACTTGCAGAAAAAATCAAGCTTTGGGGCAAAGAACTTGGTTTTGCCGAAATCGGTTTTAGTGATATTGATTTGCGCGATCACCAAGCTGCGCTGCAAGCATGGCTAGATAAAGGCTATCATGGTGACATGGAATACATGTCCCGCCACAAAGAGTTGCGTACTAAACCGGACCTATTGCATCCTGGCACGATCACCGTTATTAGCGCCCGCATGGATTACCTTGTTGAAGATGCAAAATTTGCCGATACATTAAGATCACCCAGTCGAGCTTACATATCGCGTTACGCCTTAGGGCGAGATTACCATAAGCTGATGCGTAACCGTCTCAAACAGTTGGGTGATAAAATTAAACACTATTGCCAACAGCTCGATTTTCGCCCATTTGTCGATTCCGCGCCGATATTGGAGCGGCCATTGGCTGAAAAAGCCGGTCTAGGTTGGGTTGGTAAACATAGCTTACTGATTAATGAACAGGCAGGTTCTTGGTTCTTTTTAGGTGAATTATTAGTCGACATCCCGTTGCCAACAAACAAAGCCAGTGACAATCAATGTGGCAGCTGTGTTGCTTGCTTAAAGATTTGCCCAACACAAGCCATTATTGAACCTTATGTTGTGGATGCGAGACGCTGTATTTCTTACTTAACCATAGAAATGAAAGGCAGTATCCCTGAGCAATATCGTAAGCTTATGGGTAACCGAATTTATGGTTGCGATGACTGCCAATTAGTTTGCCCTTGGAATAAATACGGCCAAATAACAACCGAGGACGACTTTAAGCCTCGCAACAACTTTGATCATGCTGAGCTGTTGCAGCTGTTTGCATGGACTGAACAGCAATTTCTAGATAACACCCAGGGTTCGCCAATTCGCCGCATTGGTTATCAAAGCTGGCAGCGCAACATCGCCGTCGCGCTCGGCAATGCACCCTATCAAGCAGAAATTGTTGATGCGTTAACAGCACAACGTCCTCATGTGTGTGAATTGGTTGCCGAACACATAGATTGGGCACTTGCTGAACAGCAACAGAATAAAGATAAACAGCATTCAAGGCTTACCGCACGATTGATCCGCACCATAGAAAAAGGCCTACCGAGAGATGCCTAA
- the orn gene encoding oligoribonuclease, with translation MTSNANNLIWLDLEMTGLDPEHDVILEIATIITDAELNILAEGPVFAISQPDDVLNNMNEWCIKQHGASGLTERCRQSTISLADAEAATIDFISQYVDKGASPMCGNSIGQDRRFVHAYMTDFEQWFHYRNIDVSTIKELVRRWQPEILNKVQKQGTHLALDDIRESIAELRTYREYVFKI, from the coding sequence ATGACTAGCAATGCAAATAACTTGATTTGGCTTGATTTGGAAATGACAGGATTGGATCCTGAACACGATGTGATATTGGAGATAGCGACAATAATCACCGACGCTGAGCTTAATATTCTTGCCGAAGGCCCTGTATTCGCGATATCACAACCTGACGACGTATTAAATAATATGAACGAATGGTGCATTAAACAGCATGGCGCCAGTGGCTTGACCGAGCGTTGTCGCCAATCGACTATCAGTTTGGCAGATGCAGAAGCCGCGACCATTGACTTTATTAGCCAGTATGTCGATAAAGGCGCATCACCGATGTGTGGTAATTCTATTGGCCAAGATCGTCGCTTTGTGCATGCCTATATGACTGACTTTGAACAGTGGTTTCATTATCGCAATATTGATGTCAGCACGATCAAGGAGCTTGTGCGTCGTTGGCAACCAGAGATATTAAATAAAGTACAAAAACAAGGCACGCATTTAGCCCTTGATGATATTCGCGAATCGATCGCTGAGTTACGTACCTATCGAGAATATGTATTTAAAATCTAA
- a CDS encoding glycerophosphodiester phosphodiesterase, translated as MLVFAHRGASGHKPENTLAAIEQALVMKVDGIEVDVHLCDDELIVIHDRKVDATTNGKGLLTNFSFAQLRQLDAGQGQQIPTLDEVLRCINGACSVNIELKAEGTVTPLLRCIKKAIDDYGFDLDQLLVSSFNHHLLYQLKSLNNNIHIGALTASCPLDYATFAERLKAFSVHVDIDCINQAFVDDAHQRGLKVFVYTVNDEEDIIDMHRLGVDGIFSNYPKRSLVKIAHLNAPNNDQATPSLITP; from the coding sequence ATGCTTGTTTTCGCGCATCGAGGAGCCAGTGGTCATAAACCAGAAAACACTCTTGCAGCGATTGAACAAGCGTTAGTAATGAAGGTGGACGGCATTGAAGTTGACGTCCACCTCTGCGACGATGAACTTATCGTCATCCATGACCGCAAGGTCGACGCCACGACCAATGGTAAAGGCTTGCTAACAAACTTCAGTTTTGCCCAGTTAAGACAATTGGACGCTGGTCAAGGCCAACAAATACCTACTCTTGATGAAGTGTTGCGTTGTATTAATGGGGCATGCTCGGTTAATATCGAATTAAAAGCCGAAGGCACCGTTACTCCGTTGTTACGCTGTATCAAAAAAGCCATTGATGACTATGGTTTTGATCTCGACCAATTGTTGGTCTCAAGCTTTAATCATCATTTACTTTATCAATTGAAAAGCCTCAACAACAACATTCACATTGGTGCCCTAACAGCCAGTTGTCCGCTTGATTATGCAACCTTTGCGGAACGTTTAAAGGCTTTTAGTGTGCACGTCGATATCGACTGCATTAATCAGGCTTTTGTTGATGATGCGCACCAACGAGGCTTAAAAGTGTTTGTCTATACTGTCAATGACGAAGAGGACATCATCGATATGCATCGCCTTGGTGTCGATGGCATTTTTAGCAACTATCCAAAGCGCAGCTTAGTAAAAATAGCTCATTTGAACGCCCCTAATAACGATCAAGCAACTCCTTCACTTATTACCCCCTAG
- a CDS encoding type II secretion system protein N, whose product MSKIKIYSAFASLFLVLYLLFLLLLAPADKLVGQLALPNHIKLGKVSGSLFSGDVDTIYMGSQQLEQVSWSVNVLSLLSFNPSVNVTFGSTALGYQGQFRAEDITADVPTIKALNAQIDADYMAEQLPLMMTVKAAGQVRVNIEVYRPGKAVCSAAKGKVNWLAAQLDATGEYVPLGDLAADLSCTNGNLTVSVSPENNLGLELDAVFNGKRFNANGYVTPGAEFPEQLQSFVGFLGRKDNQGRYRIRI is encoded by the coding sequence ATGAGTAAAATAAAAATATATTCCGCATTTGCTAGCCTATTCTTGGTTTTATATTTGCTGTTTTTGTTGTTGTTAGCGCCTGCCGATAAACTTGTTGGTCAGCTAGCTCTACCAAATCATATTAAGCTTGGCAAAGTGTCTGGCTCGTTATTTTCTGGTGATGTCGATACCATCTATATGGGGAGCCAGCAACTTGAACAAGTGAGTTGGTCGGTTAATGTTTTATCGCTGCTGTCATTTAATCCGAGTGTTAATGTGACCTTCGGTAGCACCGCCCTCGGTTATCAAGGTCAGTTTCGTGCTGAAGATATTACTGCTGATGTACCAACGATAAAAGCTCTCAATGCACAAATAGACGCCGATTATATGGCAGAGCAACTACCTCTAATGATGACTGTTAAAGCGGCTGGTCAAGTACGGGTTAATATTGAGGTGTATCGCCCAGGCAAGGCTGTATGCTCAGCGGCTAAAGGTAAAGTGAATTGGCTCGCTGCGCAGCTAGATGCAACCGGCGAATATGTGCCACTAGGTGACTTAGCCGCAGACTTATCTTGTACCAATGGTAATCTTACAGTGTCTGTGTCGCCAGAGAATAACCTAGGGCTAGAATTAGACGCCGTGTTTAATGGCAAGCGCTTTAATGCCAATGGTTATGTAACACCAGGAGCAGAGTTTCCTGAACAGTTACAATCGTTCGTTGGTTTTTTAGGGCGTAAAGATAACCAAGGGCGCTACCGTATTCGAATTTAG
- the asd gene encoding archaetidylserine decarboxylase (Phosphatidylserine decarboxylase is synthesized as a single chain precursor. Generation of the pyruvoyl active site from a Ser is coupled to cleavage of a Gly-Ser bond between the larger (beta) and smaller (alpha chains). It is an integral membrane protein.), with protein sequence MSFDSLKIALQYAMPKTALSRLVGKFASAKAGAVTTFAIKRFIKSYNIDMSEAKLENAEDFATFNDFFTRELKDGLRPISADSKEICFPVDGTISQQGDIVNNQIIQAKGFNYSLETLLGGDANTAAPFQGGKFSTIYLAPKDYHRIHMPIAGTLREMIFVPGDLFSVNPLTAENVPNLFARNERVVTIFDTEIGPIALVLVGATIVASIETVWAGTIAPSGGKALQRWHYPAAGEPGAITLEKGAEMGRFKLGSTTVCCFPKGAMDFVKDDGPGKVTRLGKPYGYVTEE encoded by the coding sequence GTGTCTTTCGATTCTTTAAAAATTGCGTTGCAGTACGCAATGCCTAAAACAGCTCTATCAAGGTTAGTAGGCAAATTTGCAAGCGCTAAAGCAGGCGCGGTGACCACGTTTGCAATTAAGCGTTTCATTAAGTCTTACAACATCGATATGAGTGAAGCAAAGCTAGAAAATGCGGAAGACTTTGCAACGTTTAACGATTTTTTTACCCGTGAATTAAAAGATGGCTTGCGCCCAATTAGCGCCGACAGCAAAGAAATTTGTTTTCCCGTTGACGGAACGATTAGCCAGCAAGGCGATATTGTTAACAACCAAATCATTCAAGCCAAAGGTTTTAACTACTCACTAGAAACCTTACTTGGTGGCGATGCTAATACCGCTGCGCCATTTCAAGGTGGTAAGTTCTCGACGATTTATCTGGCGCCAAAAGACTATCACCGCATTCATATGCCGATCGCTGGCACCTTGCGTGAGATGATTTTTGTGCCAGGTGATTTATTTAGTGTTAACCCATTAACCGCTGAAAATGTCCCTAACCTATTTGCCCGCAACGAACGTGTGGTAACCATTTTTGATACCGAAATCGGTCCTATTGCACTGGTTTTGGTTGGTGCAACCATTGTCGCCAGTATCGAAACCGTCTGGGCGGGTACTATCGCCCCAAGTGGTGGCAAAGCATTGCAGCGTTGGCATTACCCTGCCGCTGGTGAGCCAGGTGCTATCACCTTAGAGAAGGGTGCTGAAATGGGCCGCTTTAAGCTGGGCTCAACGACAGTGTGTTGTTTCCCTAAAGGAGCCATGGACTTCGTCAAAGATGATGGCCCCGGTAAGGTGACCCGCCTTGGTAAACCATACGGTTACGTTACTGAGGAGTAA
- the rsgA gene encoding small ribosomal subunit biogenesis GTPase RsgA, whose translation MAKAKKLTKGQHRRIKKNIANKLSTKSNDEIWKDSELGETQQGTIISRFGQHADVQSENGDIIRCNIRRTVDSLVCGDHVIWRPGKETKHSISGVIEAVHERSSVLSRPDVYDGVKPIAANIDQIFIVSSVVPAFNADIIDRYLVATELTGIKAIIVLNKIDLLDANNRTDIDNYLQLYQDIGYEVILVSSKQQQGLEQISQRLKDKTSIFVGQSGVGKSTLVNTLMPGLDLLTQEVSDVSGLGQHTTTVARLYDFPDGGRLIDSPGIREFGLWHLTPDQVDKGFIEFQPHFGYCKFRDCKHQNDPGCALKQALTDGEISEQRFASYQRILASLDSNTLTSRFK comes from the coding sequence GTGGCTAAAGCGAAGAAATTAACGAAAGGGCAGCACAGGCGAATCAAGAAAAACATCGCCAATAAATTGTCGACCAAAAGTAACGACGAGATTTGGAAAGATTCCGAACTTGGCGAGACCCAGCAAGGCACCATTATCAGTCGTTTTGGTCAACACGCCGATGTACAGAGTGAAAATGGCGATATCATCCGCTGTAACATTCGTCGCACCGTTGATTCGCTGGTGTGTGGTGATCATGTTATTTGGCGCCCCGGCAAAGAAACAAAGCACAGTATTAGTGGCGTTATTGAAGCCGTACATGAGCGCAGCTCGGTGCTATCTCGCCCCGATGTCTACGATGGTGTAAAACCTATTGCAGCCAATATCGATCAAATTTTTATTGTCTCTTCTGTTGTCCCCGCCTTTAACGCCGATATTATCGATCGTTATTTAGTTGCCACGGAATTGACCGGTATTAAAGCCATTATTGTACTCAACAAAATTGACTTGCTCGACGCTAACAACCGTACCGATATCGACAACTACTTACAACTTTATCAAGACATTGGTTATGAGGTCATTCTGGTCAGCTCCAAACAACAACAGGGACTGGAACAAATTAGCCAACGCTTGAAAGATAAAACCAGCATTTTCGTTGGCCAGTCTGGTGTAGGTAAATCGACTTTAGTTAACACATTAATGCCAGGTCTCGACTTACTTACCCAGGAAGTCAGTGATGTTTCTGGCCTCGGTCAGCATACCACGACGGTTGCTCGTTTATATGATTTCCCCGATGGCGGACGATTGATCGATTCACCGGGTATTCGTGAATTTGGTTTATGGCACTTAACACCTGATCAAGTAGACAAAGGCTTCATTGAGTTCCAACCGCATTTTGGTTACTGCAAGTTTCGCGATTGTAAACATCAAAATGATCCAGGATGTGCGCTGAAACAAGCACTTACGGATGGTGAAATTAGCGAACAACGCTTTGCGAGTTATCAAAGAATACTTGCAAGTTTAGACAGTAATACACTAACATCGCGCTTTAAATAA
- a CDS encoding NAD(P)H-hydrate dehydratase, which yields MLPVKLSDSLPQVAYLSETVVDNEARFAAKLSITMQELMNLAGLSAFKLLQYRYPKAKTILIIAGSGNNAGDGFVLARCALAQGYHVYVHAVQPLDQYQGDAHIACQQFLKQGGSLCKINDVDFKRVDVIVDALLGTGFRGKVKDTYGYLINLVNQLDIPILSLDVPSGVDANCGVKRGSAIVADATVTFVAVKQGLLTGEASNYCGELYLADLHAGHELSQELAGDAQVIQPKTLAKLKQRTRACHKGDTGMLLALGSDALTPGAIALSSMAALRAGAGYVVIDCHPQNQAIIAGRQAEFVFTSVVDATERDHTLLSKANAIVIGPGLGIGDFAQLRWHYTLDTDLPLVVDADALTLLAKQPSRRDNWILTPHPKEAARLLSVSVDEVNADRFSAARAISDMYGGICVLKGAGTIVTDGQQVHICPIGNPGMAVAGMGDVLTGIIGALLLQSSSLIDAALNAVYIHAHAADLAARDGEKGLLPSDLYPFIRQLVNQR from the coding sequence ATGTTACCAGTGAAATTATCCGATAGCTTACCACAAGTTGCCTATTTGTCAGAAACGGTGGTCGATAACGAAGCCAGATTTGCCGCTAAGTTATCAATTACCATGCAAGAGTTGATGAATTTAGCCGGTTTATCAGCATTTAAGTTATTGCAATACCGCTACCCCAAGGCGAAAACCATATTAATTATTGCCGGTAGCGGCAATAATGCTGGCGATGGTTTTGTTTTGGCGCGTTGCGCATTAGCTCAGGGCTATCATGTATACGTGCATGCTGTACAACCTCTTGACCAATATCAAGGTGACGCGCACATTGCTTGTCAGCAGTTTCTAAAACAAGGTGGTAGCCTGTGCAAAATTAATGACGTCGACTTTAAACGCGTCGATGTCATTGTTGATGCGCTGCTTGGTACCGGTTTTCGCGGTAAAGTGAAAGACACTTATGGTTACTTGATTAACCTGGTTAATCAGTTGGACATTCCAATTTTAAGTCTGGATGTACCCTCTGGCGTTGATGCTAACTGCGGTGTTAAACGCGGTAGCGCAATTGTTGCCGATGCAACGGTAACCTTTGTTGCGGTAAAACAAGGTTTGCTAACTGGCGAGGCGAGTAATTATTGCGGTGAACTTTATCTCGCTGATTTGCATGCCGGTCATGAGCTGAGCCAAGAATTAGCAGGTGATGCACAAGTTATCCAACCTAAAACTCTAGCCAAATTAAAACAGCGAACAAGAGCTTGTCATAAGGGGGATACCGGCATGCTGTTAGCGTTAGGCTCTGATGCCTTAACGCCGGGGGCTATCGCCTTAAGTTCAATGGCGGCATTGCGAGCTGGCGCCGGCTATGTGGTCATTGACTGTCACCCACAAAACCAAGCGATTATTGCTGGTCGACAAGCCGAGTTCGTCTTTACCAGTGTTGTTGATGCAACTGAGCGAGATCACACTCTGCTTAGCAAAGCAAATGCAATCGTCATTGGCCCTGGTTTAGGTATTGGTGATTTTGCCCAGCTGCGTTGGCATTACACCCTAGATACCGATTTACCACTGGTTGTTGATGCTGATGCGTTGACGTTATTAGCTAAACAACCTAGTCGACGTGACAATTGGATTTTAACGCCGCACCCTAAAGAGGCTGCACGCTTGTTGTCGGTATCGGTTGATGAGGTTAATGCTGATCGCTTTAGTGCTGCGCGTGCCATTAGTGACATGTACGGTGGTATATGTGTGCTAAAAGGGGCTGGTACTATAGTTACCGATGGTCAGCAGGTTCACATTTGCCCTATTGGCAACCCAGGTATGGCTGTTGCGGGGATGGGCGACGTATTAACTGGCATCATCGGCGCTTTACTATTACAATCATCATCCTTAATAGATGCTGCGTTAAATGCGGTATATATTCATGCTCACGCTGCAGATCTGGCAGCCCGAGACGGTGAAAAAGGACTATTACCTAGTGATTTATATCCATTTATTCGGCAATTGGTGAATCAACGCTAA